ACATGGCGCGTTCAGGAAAGAAGATCCTTTTCGTTTCTACAAAGAAGCAAGCGCAAGGAATCATTGCTCGCGAGGCAGGTCGTGTAAACATGCCTTACGTTACTGAAAGATGGCCAGGAGGTATGCTTACCAACTTCGCTACTATCCGTAAAGCGATCCGTAAAATGGCTGCTATTGATAAAATGGCAACTGACGGAACGTTCGATACCATGTCGAAGCGTGAGCGTTTGATGATCACGCGTCAGCGTGAGAAATTGGAGCGTGACCTTGGTTCAATTGCTGACCTTACACGTCTACCATCTGCGATCTTCATCGTAGATATCGTGAAGGAGCACATTGCGGTTAACGAAGCACACAAGTTGAACATCCCAACTTTCGCAATCGTTGATACCAACGCAAATCCGAAAGAAGTTGATTTCGCCATTCCTGGAAATGACGATGCCGCCAAGTCGATCGAGTTGATCGTGAAGGCATTGACAGATGCAGTTGCTGAAGGTCTTGCTGAGAGAAAAGCAGGAAAAACGAGTGATGCTGAGGAAGAAGAGGAAGAAGGAGAAGTGGAAGAAGTTCCAGCAAGCGTAAAAGCTGTTGCTGCGGATAACGGAGACGATGACTAAAAACTAATTAAAGTGGAAGCTACAGTGAAAATTACTGCTGCTCAGGTAAACGAGCTAAGACAGAAGACAGGCGCAGGAATGATGGATTGCAAGAAAGCCCTTGTTGAGGCTGCTGGCGATTTTGATGCTGCTATTGACCTACTTAGAAAGCAAGGACAGAAAGTTGCTGCAAAGCGTTCTGACCGCGATGCTGCTGAAGGAATGGTTCTGGGTAAGGTGAACGGCAACAAGGCCATTCTTCTTAACCTAAGCTGCGAAACTGACTTCGTTGCGAAAACCGATGATTTTGTTGGTTTCACAAACGCGTTGGTTGATCTTGCTTTCGAGAACAACTTGACCACAGTTGATGCATTGGTTGCAGCTTCTTACAACGGAACAACGGTAGCTGAGGCTATTACTGAGCTTACTGGTAAAACGGGAGAAAAAGTTCAGGTTTCAGGACTTGAGGTGATTGAAGCTCCAACTGTTGTTGCTTACAATCACCCTGGAAACAGAGTTGGAACCATCGTTGGACTTAACAAGGCTGGTTTCGAGGAAATGGGACGCGATGTGGCAATGCAAGCTGCTGCCATGGCTCCGGTTGCCTTGAACAAAGAATCAGTTTCTGATGAGGTCATCGCCAAGGAAATTGAGATCGGTAAAGAGTTGGCCATCCAAGAAGGAAAGCCAGCTGATATGGCTGAGAAGATCGCTCAAGGTCGTTTGGGTAAATTCTTCAAAGAGAACACCTTGATGGAGCAGGCCTTCATTAAGGACAACAAGTTGAGTGTTGCTCAGTACTTGAAGACCGGAGACCCTGAATTGACGGTTACAGATTTCAAGCGTTTTTCGCTTGGAGCTTGATAAAAACAGAAAAAAGAGGATTTAAATCCTCTTTTTTTTTGCCCACAATTTTTTAAGATCGTAGCATGAATTTGAAGTACAAGAGAGTGCTCCTGAAACTCAGCGGAGAATCGTTGATGGGAGATAAGCAGTTCGGTATCGACCATGATCGTTTGGGTCAGTACGCGCAGGAGATCAAAGAAATTGTGGAATCTGGTGTTGAGTTGGCCATCGTAATCGGTGGTGGAAACATCTTCCGAGGAATTCAGGCGGCAGAAGGCGGTATGGACCGCGTACAGGGCGATTACATGGGCATGTTGGCCACGATGATCAACAGCATGGCGCTTCAGTCGGCTTTGGAGAACATCAACCTGGATACACGACTTATGTCTGCCATTAAGATGGATGAGATCGCAGAGCCGTTCATTCGCAGAAGAGCAGTTCGTCACTTGGAAAGAGGCCGTGTGGTCATTTTCGGTGCAGGAACTGGAAATCCATATTTCACTACGGATTCGGCTGCTTCGCTGCGCGCCATCGAAGTAGAAGCCGATGTGATTCTGAAAGGAACGCGTGTGGATGGAATCTACACGGCTGACCCTGAGAAAGACGCTACAGCCGAGAAATTCGATACCATCAGCTTCAATGAAGTTTACAACCGAGGACTTCAGGTGATGGACATGACCGCATTCACACTTTGCAACGAGAACAAATTGCCGATCATCGTTTTCAACATGGATGAAGGCGGAAACCTTTCTCGTGTTGTGGCAGGTGAAACGGTCGGTACGCTTGTAGAAGGATAGATTACGCAGCCTCAAGCCTCTGTGTAACTCCTTTTCTCAGGTCATCTCTGTGCAACAACTTTATTCATAATCCCTATTTTCGACCAAATTTCAATTATGGAAGAAGAGTTAGAGTTCATTTTCGATTCGACTAAGGAAGGGATGGAGAACGCCATTGAGCGTTTGGAACATGAGTTGGCGCGTATCCGTGCGGGAAAGGCAAGTCCTCAAATGCTTACCAGCGTGATGGTGGAGTATTACGGTTCCATGACTCCGCTCAAGAATGTGGCGAACACCACCACGCCAGATTCCAAAACGTTGCAGATTCAACCATTCGAAAAAGGAATTCTTGAAGAAATTGAGAAAGGCATCATGCGTGCAAATCTCGGTTTCAATCCGATGAACGATGGAAAAGTGGTACGCATCAGCATTCCACCGTTGACAGAAGAGCGCAGACGCGATCTGGTGAAGCAAGCGCGAGCCGTAGCCGAGCAGGCAAAGGTTTCCATCAGAAATGCGCGTAAGGACGCCAACGATGAGATAAAGAAGCTTCAGAAAGACGGAATGTCGGAAGACATTGCCAAACGCGCTGAAGGTGACGTTCAAGAACTCACGACCACTTATTCGAATAAGGTAGATGCGTTGGTTGAAGAGAAGGAGAAAGACATTATGACGATTTGATATTTGGTCATGCTGTCCGCCCGAGGCGGATTCAGCATCTAAATAGACCCTGAAATAAATTCAGGGTGACGAAAAAGTCCCGTGCCAAGCGACACGGGGCTTTTTGTTTTAAATTAAGGGCATGCTTGAAACCGAATGGAAATATGCTGACCTGCCCGACCCATCGTTGGTTCGGAATCTGTGCGACCAACTGGGCGTGAAGGAAGATGTGGCGCAACTGCTCATCAATCGCGGTATTACCGATTTTGATGAGGCCAAAGCGTTTTTCCGACCAACGTTGGAGGACCTGCACGACCCATTTCTGATGAAGGATATGGACAAGGCGGTTTCGCGGTTGGAAGAGGCCTTGGGAAACGGGGAGAAGATTCTTATTTATGGCGATTATGATGTGGATGGAACCACTTCGGTCGCGCTGGTTTACAGCTTTCTGAAAGAGCTCGGACAGGTCGATTTCTACATTCCAGACCGCTACACGGAAGGTTACGGACTTTCCATTGCTGGAATTGATTTCGCCAAGGAAAATGGCATTTCGCTCATTATCACTTTAGACTGCGGTATTCGCGCCATTGAGAAAGTGGCGTATGCGAATGAGTTGGGCATCGATATCATCATTTGCGATCACCATTTACCAGGTTCAGAACTGCCAGCGGCTTACGCCATTTTGGATGCGAAGCAAGAAGGCTGCAACTATCCGTACAAGGAATTATGCGGTTGTGGAGTCGGCTTCAAACTGCTGCAAGCGTATTGCGAAAAGAACAATTCTGACTTCGACCGACTGGCTTCACGATTGGATCTGGTGGCGGTGGCCATTGCGGCTGATATAGTTCCGATTACGGGCGAGAATCGTGTTCTCACAGCTTTCGGATTGCAGAAGATCAATCAGGAGCCGTCAACGGGAATCCGTGCGCTCCTCGAATACACCAAAATGAACCGTGAAATGACCATCAGCGATGTGGTCTTTACCATTGCGCCACGCATCAACGCGGCTGGTCGTATCGCTTCTGGAAAGCGCGCGGTGGAACTGCTCATTTCGGATGATCTGAACGAAGCGTTGGAGTTCTCGGCAGAGATTTCCAAGTACAATACCGAGCGCAGAGACTTGGATAAGACGGTGACCGAAGGCGCG
Above is a genomic segment from Flavobacteriales bacterium containing:
- a CDS encoding ribosome recycling factor, which produces MEEELEFIFDSTKEGMENAIERLEHELARIRAGKASPQMLTSVMVEYYGSMTPLKNVANTTTPDSKTLQIQPFEKGILEEIEKGIMRANLGFNPMNDGKVVRISIPPLTEERRRDLVKQARAVAEQAKVSIRNARKDANDEIKKLQKDGMSEDIAKRAEGDVQELTTTYSNKVDALVEEKEKDIMTI
- a CDS encoding UMP kinase; this translates as MKYKRVLLKLSGESLMGDKQFGIDHDRLGQYAQEIKEIVESGVELAIVIGGGNIFRGIQAAEGGMDRVQGDYMGMLATMINSMALQSALENINLDTRLMSAIKMDEIAEPFIRRRAVRHLERGRVVIFGAGTGNPYFTTDSAASLRAIEVEADVILKGTRVDGIYTADPEKDATAEKFDTISFNEVYNRGLQVMDMTAFTLCNENKLPIIVFNMDEGGNLSRVVAGETVGTLVEG
- the rpsB gene encoding 30S ribosomal protein S2, which translates into the protein MAQPTVQEMLESGVHFGHLKRKWNPAMAPYIFMEKNGTHIIDLNKTSAKLDEACKAIKNMARSGKKILFVSTKKQAQGIIAREAGRVNMPYVTERWPGGMLTNFATIRKAIRKMAAIDKMATDGTFDTMSKRERLMITRQREKLERDLGSIADLTRLPSAIFIVDIVKEHIAVNEAHKLNIPTFAIVDTNANPKEVDFAIPGNDDAAKSIELIVKALTDAVAEGLAERKAGKTSDAEEEEEEGEVEEVPASVKAVAADNGDDD
- the recJ gene encoding single-stranded-DNA-specific exonuclease RecJ, whose protein sequence is MLETEWKYADLPDPSLVRNLCDQLGVKEDVAQLLINRGITDFDEAKAFFRPTLEDLHDPFLMKDMDKAVSRLEEALGNGEKILIYGDYDVDGTTSVALVYSFLKELGQVDFYIPDRYTEGYGLSIAGIDFAKENGISLIITLDCGIRAIEKVAYANELGIDIIICDHHLPGSELPAAYAILDAKQEGCNYPYKELCGCGVGFKLLQAYCEKNNSDFDRLASRLDLVAVAIAADIVPITGENRVLTAFGLQKINQEPSTGIRALLEYTKMNREMTISDVVFTIAPRINAAGRIASGKRAVELLISDDLNEALEFSAEISKYNTERRDLDKTVTEGALEILQTDDFYSTSRSTVVFNPDWHKGVVGIVASRLIEKHYKPTIVLCESEGKATGSARSVHDFDIHEALAACEDLLEQFGGHKYAAGMSLSLENVDAFRQRFEEVVADRIQEHMLTPKLEIDLEIDLDRITPKFMSLLKQFAPFGPGNMNPVFVSRNLVAEDVRTMGADDSHLRFKPAQHGVKHLMLQAVAFKMGQLYPQLAEGKPFDMAYTIEENHWKDKVYLQLNVKDIKFWHKT
- a CDS encoding elongation factor Ts — protein: MKITAAQVNELRQKTGAGMMDCKKALVEAAGDFDAAIDLLRKQGQKVAAKRSDRDAAEGMVLGKVNGNKAILLNLSCETDFVAKTDDFVGFTNALVDLAFENNLTTVDALVAASYNGTTVAEAITELTGKTGEKVQVSGLEVIEAPTVVAYNHPGNRVGTIVGLNKAGFEEMGRDVAMQAAAMAPVALNKESVSDEVIAKEIEIGKELAIQEGKPADMAEKIAQGRLGKFFKENTLMEQAFIKDNKLSVAQYLKTGDPELTVTDFKRFSLGA